A stretch of Nonomuraea africana DNA encodes these proteins:
- a CDS encoding GNAT family N-acetyltransferase has protein sequence MPYKIHIAPVFWMPAERAAAWHAVVAASIGHDLPGEPPPTPKQVHARLTTAGPDGRRLFWLATEDDGAVVGVAGLRLLTEPGRDHLAELELHVHPARRRRGVGGHLLATAVFAAQVERRRGLLTSAVADGPGAAFCGARGFRRRLTLHHLLLDVARADGSAADAGRPGYELTAWTGAVPDHLAEALAAARNAVRDGPPGEADDERRTWDADRVRTMAKALADGGDTLLTVAALAKERPIANGLAGYTELVIRAGETRRALQYDTAVVPAHRGRGLGSWLKAAMVRRLRAEHPGVTEIESVNAENNARMLAVNRRLGFRPCHRTHEYRLDVTP, from the coding sequence TTGCCGTACAAGATCCACATCGCGCCGGTGTTCTGGATGCCGGCGGAGCGGGCCGCGGCCTGGCACGCGGTCGTCGCCGCCTCGATCGGGCACGACCTGCCCGGCGAGCCGCCGCCGACGCCCAAGCAGGTGCACGCGCGGCTCACCACGGCCGGGCCGGACGGCAGGCGGCTGTTCTGGCTGGCCACCGAGGATGACGGCGCCGTGGTGGGTGTGGCGGGGCTGCGGCTGCTCACCGAGCCCGGCCGGGACCACCTGGCTGAGCTGGAACTGCACGTGCACCCGGCCCGCAGGCGGCGAGGGGTGGGCGGGCACCTGCTGGCGACGGCGGTCTTCGCCGCCCAGGTGGAGCGGCGGCGCGGCCTGCTGACGTCGGCGGTCGCGGACGGGCCGGGTGCCGCCTTCTGCGGCGCGCGCGGCTTCCGGCGCCGGCTGACGCTCCACCACCTGCTGCTCGATGTCGCGCGGGCGGACGGCAGCGCCGCCGACGCGGGTCGTCCCGGCTACGAACTGACCGCCTGGACCGGCGCCGTACCCGACCACCTGGCCGAGGCCCTGGCCGCGGCCAGGAACGCGGTGCGCGACGGGCCCCCTGGCGAGGCGGACGACGAGCGCCGGACGTGGGACGCGGACCGGGTGCGCACGATGGCCAAGGCGCTGGCCGACGGCGGCGACACGCTGCTGACGGTCGCCGCATTGGCCAAGGAGAGGCCGATCGCCAACGGATTGGCCGGCTATACCGAGCTCGTCATCCGGGCGGGGGAGACCCGCAGGGCCCTCCAGTACGACACCGCCGTGGTGCCCGCGCACCGCGGGCGCGGGCTCGGTTCGTGGCTGAAGGCCGCGATGGTGCGCAGGCTCCGCGCCGAGCACCCCGGCGTCACCGAGATCGAGTCCGTCAACGCCGAGAACAACGCGCGCATGCTCGCCGTCAACCGGCGGCTGGGGTTTCGCCCCTGCCACCGCACGCACGAATACCGGCTGGACGTGACCCCATGA
- a CDS encoding ATP-binding protein, with translation MLHGREAEQALVVELLAGARAGRSGALVIRGEPGIGKTALLESIAAQDDMHVLRGVGIESEAELSFSGLHLLLHPVLSRHLPALPDPQRQALEGAFGLALGPPADRMLVGLAVLTLLSELAEESPVLCVIDDAQWLDRPSAEALQFAARRLSAEQVAVIFAVRDGEAPFPAQGLAELRLGGLSAEAAAALVDERERDLSPEVRRRVLAEAGGNPLALLELPAALRAVPPTGELPLTSRLLRAFHAQAVRLPAPSGDLLLVAAADDTGELSVLLRAAAAFGAGVEDLPVTEKAGLLRVEGGRVSFRHPLVRAAVYQGASLDRRLRAHRALAEALTGPEQADRRAWHLASAATGPDGQVAAELARTAQLAAARKGYAAAAAAYERAAQLAEDADERTRLLARAADTAAEAGELVRAQMLAERAAARARDPEQRTTLLRIRANAAAGRGFLREAHGLQLEAAARLAGADPRQAVAMMMDALHTAWFAGDHELTAATAAQLEALTLPDGDAAWPVLRLQRWLTSLGTGQPTGRLERLADVVEQAAALHRHSAPDLLLICQAGLLGGLEAQALELVSGIVARSRADGKVGVLPSALCYLAVAQTFLGRYRDAMTSASEALDIAMDTGQPHWAGHARGVLAYLSAVTGDREGCEELAALALEDQGERAFGHRARWALGLLELGHGRAQDALDHLMVLYRGPAAHQLPAERSLPDLIEAAVRLGEAGLAAEALARFDVVARRAPRPWIEALLHRGRALLTPDDDTFARALRLHEHDSRPFDQARTRLLYGEWLRRTRRKAEARRELAAALESFDRIGARPWADRAQAELEASGAGLAQRQGPGVLALLTPQELQIVRLAAQGLANRDIAAQLFLSPRTVGHHLYRAFPKLGVGSRQELAGLLLSDQ, from the coding sequence ATGTTGCACGGGAGGGAGGCCGAGCAGGCGCTCGTCGTCGAGCTTCTCGCGGGTGCCCGCGCGGGCCGGAGCGGCGCCCTGGTGATCCGCGGTGAACCGGGCATCGGCAAGACGGCGCTGCTGGAGTCCATCGCCGCCCAGGACGACATGCACGTGCTGCGTGGAGTCGGGATCGAGTCGGAGGCCGAGCTCTCGTTCAGCGGGCTGCACCTGCTGCTGCACCCGGTCCTGTCCCGCCACCTGCCCGCTCTGCCGGACCCGCAGCGGCAGGCGTTGGAGGGGGCGTTCGGCCTGGCGCTCGGCCCTCCGGCCGACCGCATGCTGGTCGGGCTGGCCGTCCTCACGCTCCTGTCGGAGCTGGCGGAGGAGTCGCCCGTGCTGTGCGTGATCGACGACGCCCAGTGGCTGGATCGTCCGTCGGCCGAGGCGCTGCAGTTCGCCGCCAGGCGGCTGAGTGCCGAGCAGGTGGCCGTGATCTTCGCGGTCCGCGACGGCGAGGCGCCCTTTCCCGCGCAGGGGCTGGCCGAGCTGCGGCTCGGCGGGCTGTCCGCCGAAGCCGCCGCCGCCCTCGTCGACGAGCGCGAGCGTGATCTGAGCCCGGAGGTACGGCGGCGCGTGCTCGCCGAGGCGGGTGGCAACCCCCTCGCGCTGCTCGAGTTGCCCGCGGCGCTGCGCGCCGTCCCGCCGACCGGCGAGCTGCCGCTGACCAGCCGCCTGCTGCGGGCCTTCCACGCCCAGGCCGTCCGGCTGCCCGCGCCGAGCGGGGACCTGCTGCTGGTGGCGGCGGCCGACGACACAGGGGAGCTGAGCGTGCTGCTGCGCGCGGCGGCCGCGTTCGGCGCGGGGGTCGAGGACCTGCCCGTGACGGAGAAGGCGGGACTGCTGCGCGTCGAGGGCGGGCGCGTGTCGTTCCGTCATCCGCTGGTCCGCGCCGCCGTCTACCAGGGCGCCTCACTCGACCGGCGGCTGCGCGCGCATCGGGCGCTGGCCGAGGCGCTGACCGGGCCCGAGCAGGCCGACCGGCGGGCTTGGCACCTGGCCTCGGCGGCGACGGGTCCCGACGGCCAGGTGGCCGCCGAACTGGCCCGCACCGCTCAGCTGGCCGCGGCGCGCAAGGGGTACGCGGCCGCGGCGGCGGCCTACGAGCGTGCGGCGCAGCTGGCGGAGGACGCCGACGAGCGCACGCGGCTGCTGGCCCGCGCGGCCGACACCGCGGCCGAGGCGGGCGAGCTCGTCAGGGCGCAGATGCTGGCCGAACGGGCGGCCGCGCGGGCGCGTGACCCCGAGCAGCGCACCACGCTGCTCAGGATCAGGGCCAACGCGGCGGCCGGGCGCGGCTTTCTGCGCGAAGCCCACGGCCTGCAGTTGGAGGCGGCCGCCAGGCTGGCCGGCGCCGACCCGCGCCAGGCGGTCGCGATGATGATGGACGCGCTGCACACCGCGTGGTTCGCCGGAGATCACGAGCTGACCGCCGCCACCGCCGCCCAGCTGGAGGCGCTCACCCTGCCCGACGGCGATGCCGCCTGGCCGGTGCTCAGGCTCCAGCGCTGGCTCACCTCCCTCGGCACCGGCCAGCCCACCGGACGGCTGGAGCGCCTGGCCGACGTGGTCGAGCAGGCGGCGGCGCTGCACCGGCACAGCGCGCCCGACCTGCTGCTGATCTGCCAGGCCGGCCTGCTGGGCGGGCTGGAGGCGCAGGCGCTCGAGCTGGTGAGCGGCATCGTCGCCCGCTCGCGCGCGGACGGCAAGGTGGGCGTGCTGCCGTCCGCGCTGTGCTATCTGGCCGTCGCCCAGACCTTTCTCGGCCGTTACCGCGACGCGATGACCAGCGCGTCCGAGGCGCTCGACATCGCCATGGACACCGGGCAGCCGCACTGGGCCGGCCACGCCCGCGGCGTCCTGGCCTACCTGTCGGCGGTCACCGGCGACAGGGAGGGCTGCGAGGAGCTGGCCGCCCTGGCGTTGGAGGACCAGGGCGAGCGCGCCTTCGGGCACCGAGCCAGGTGGGCGCTGGGTCTGCTCGAACTCGGTCACGGGCGCGCCCAGGACGCGCTCGACCACCTGATGGTCCTGTACCGCGGCCCCGCCGCCCACCAGCTGCCCGCCGAGCGCAGCCTGCCCGACCTGATCGAGGCCGCGGTACGGCTGGGCGAGGCGGGCCTGGCGGCCGAGGCGCTGGCCCGCTTCGACGTGGTGGCGCGACGGGCGCCGCGGCCGTGGATCGAGGCGCTGCTGCACCGTGGCCGGGCGCTCCTGACCCCTGACGACGACACCTTCGCCCGCGCCCTGCGCCTGCACGAGCACGACAGCCGCCCCTTCGACCAGGCCCGCACCCGGCTGCTGTACGGCGAGTGGCTGCGCAGGACCCGCAGGAAGGCGGAGGCCAGGCGGGAGCTCGCCGCCGCGTTGGAGAGCTTCGACCGGATCGGCGCCAGACCGTGGGCGGACCGGGCCCAGGCGGAGCTCGAGGCCAGCGGCGCGGGGCTGGCCCAGCGCCAGGGCCCCGGCGTGCTGGCGCTGCTCACCCCGCAGGAGCTGCAGATCGTCCGGCTGGCCGCGCAGGGGCTCGCCAACCGCGACATCGCCGCCCAGCTCTTCCTCAGCCCACGCACGGTGGGCCACCACCTGTACCGGGCCTTCCCCAAGCTGGGCGTGGGCTCGCGCCAGGAACTGGCCGGGCTGCTGCTGTCCGACCAGTAG